A genomic window from Phoenix dactylifera cultivar Barhee BC4 unplaced genomic scaffold, palm_55x_up_171113_PBpolish2nd_filt_p 000007F, whole genome shotgun sequence includes:
- the LOC103704447 gene encoding mavicyanin-like has protein sequence MEASRRRVAAAAAATLLPLFFLAFATVSGTDRFTVGDSKGWNPGVNYTEWEKKHRPFHVGDWLVFYYQSGLADVVQVDEVAYNKCDASSPISNYSKGRSYAFQLNHTKRYYFICSYGYCYQGMKLAIKAEPLPPPSPPPSHKPSAALSLVPRSAAVSAVVTLAVSAALLRFL, from the exons ATGGAAGCATCGCGGCGGcgagtggcggcggcggcggcggcgaccctcctccctctcttcttcctcgccTTCGCCACCGTCTCCGGCACCGACAGGTTCACGGTGGGCGACTCCAAGGGCTGGAACCCCGGCGTCAACTACACCGAATGGGAGAAGAAGCACCGCCCCTTCCACGTCGGCGACTGGCTCG TGTTCTACTACCAGTCCGGGCTGGCGGACGTGGTGCAGGTGGACGAGGTGGCGTACAACAAGTGCGACGCGTCCAGCCCCATCTCCAACTACAGCAAGGGAAGGAGCTACGCCTTCCAGCTCAACCACACCAAGCGCTACTACTTCATCTGTAGTTATGGCTACTGCTACCAGGGGATGAAGCTCGCCATCAAGGCCGAGCCCCTTCCCCCGCCTTCCCCTCCCCCGTCCCACAAACCCTCCGCCGCCCTCTCTCTCGTCCCCAGATCCGCTGCCGTCTCCGCCGTCGTGACTCTCGCCGTCTCCGCCGCTTTGCTTCGTTTCCTGTGA